From a region of the Bradyrhizobium diazoefficiens genome:
- a CDS encoding bifunctional [glutamine synthetase] adenylyltransferase/[glutamine synthetase]-adenylyl-L-tyrosine phosphorylase codes for MNHSAPGNADKHGERLAARFAEAPHIAASTTDDRRFESWLSELEPAQSARLEALLVQPFVRNILAGIAEFSPYLFDLVRADALRLIRLLECDPDAHLTALIAEARAAVLAAPDEAEVMRLLRRMKAEAALLIALCDIGGVWPVMRVTAALTDVAVSSVQAALQYLLRQEAARGKLSPPNPEAPEEGCGLIVLAMGKMGAGELNYSSDIDLIVFFDPDATTLAADIEPQPFFVRVTQGMARILQQRTYDGYVFRVDLRLRPDPSSTQVAISRDAALNYYEREGRTWERAAMIKARACAGDLQAGEALLAEIAPFVWRKHLDFAALADVHDMKRQMQTYRGQSEVAVEGHNVKVGRGGIREIEFFAQTQQLIAGGRHPELRVRPTLKALDVLASSNWITLAARDELSTAYEFLRRVEHRLQMIADEQTHTLPEDKHAVERFARFFGYPGREAFAGDLLRQLQIVQGHYEKLFEGDDPTGTAKLPALDYSAGPDDPRLLQHLATLGFKKPAAVAQTVRDWVTGDYRVFRNEATRNAFVEFVPALIDGLAHAEEPDRAVVAFDHFLGALHRGGRLITLLGQNRELVALVALVLGAAPRLGEMLARQPQLMDGLIDPRFFGAMPDKQELSGRLAATVQDAGSYEEFLDRLRLFGQESLFLIGARILSGTVSAQQASTAFADVAEGIVHTVHGLVADRFAAQHGRIKGQETAILAMGRLGSREMTASSDLDLILLYDFDSDNPDSDGPKSLQGAHYFARFTQRLISAFTTRTNYGVLYEIDMRLRPSGRAGPVASSLTSFADYQANEAWTWEHMALTRARVVSASPEFRERIARVVRDVLTRRRDPAITANDVADMRRAIAQEKGEADCWDIKHAAGGMVDIDFIAQYLQLVHAHDKPEILDVGTVQVLENACRLGVLAQSETEILRAAARLYHDLTQILRLCVSERFKPETAGIDLLRVMARAGDAPDFSSLEARVKETQSEVRRVFRTLLEGS; via the coding sequence ATGAACCACTCCGCGCCGGGAAACGCGGACAAGCATGGCGAGAGGCTGGCCGCGCGCTTTGCGGAAGCTCCCCATATTGCCGCTTCCACAACTGACGATCGACGCTTCGAGAGCTGGCTGAGCGAGCTCGAGCCGGCACAGTCGGCGCGTCTCGAAGCGCTGCTGGTCCAGCCCTTCGTCCGGAACATCCTGGCCGGCATCGCGGAATTCTCGCCCTATCTGTTCGACCTGGTGCGCGCCGATGCCTTGCGCCTGATCCGGCTGCTCGAATGCGATCCGGATGCGCATCTGACGGCGCTGATCGCGGAGGCGAGGGCAGCGGTGCTCGCGGCCCCGGACGAGGCCGAGGTGATGCGGCTGCTCCGCCGCATGAAAGCGGAGGCCGCGCTGCTCATTGCCTTGTGCGACATCGGCGGCGTGTGGCCGGTGATGCGGGTGACGGCGGCGCTGACCGATGTCGCGGTGTCCTCGGTGCAGGCCGCGCTCCAATATCTGCTGCGGCAGGAAGCCGCACGTGGCAAGCTCTCGCCGCCCAATCCCGAGGCGCCGGAAGAAGGCTGCGGGCTGATCGTGCTCGCCATGGGCAAGATGGGTGCCGGGGAACTGAACTATTCCAGCGACATCGATCTCATCGTGTTCTTCGATCCCGATGCGACGACGCTGGCGGCGGACATCGAACCGCAGCCGTTCTTCGTCCGCGTCACGCAAGGAATGGCGCGCATCCTCCAGCAGCGCACCTATGACGGTTACGTTTTCCGCGTCGATCTGCGCCTGCGGCCCGATCCATCCTCGACGCAGGTGGCGATCTCGCGGGACGCCGCGCTGAACTACTATGAGCGGGAAGGACGCACCTGGGAGCGCGCCGCGATGATCAAGGCGCGTGCCTGCGCCGGCGATCTCCAGGCCGGCGAGGCATTGCTCGCCGAGATCGCGCCGTTCGTCTGGCGCAAGCATCTCGATTTTGCGGCGCTCGCCGACGTCCACGACATGAAGCGGCAGATGCAGACTTATCGCGGCCAGAGCGAGGTCGCGGTGGAGGGGCACAACGTCAAGGTCGGCCGCGGCGGCATCCGCGAGATCGAGTTTTTTGCCCAGACCCAGCAATTGATCGCCGGCGGCCGCCATCCGGAGTTACGGGTGCGGCCGACGCTCAAAGCGCTCGACGTGCTCGCCTCCAGCAACTGGATCACCCTTGCTGCGCGCGACGAGCTGAGCACGGCGTACGAATTCCTGCGCCGGGTCGAGCATCGCCTTCAGATGATCGCCGACGAGCAGACCCACACGCTGCCTGAGGACAAGCATGCGGTCGAGCGTTTTGCACGCTTCTTCGGCTATCCGGGTCGTGAAGCCTTTGCGGGCGATCTGCTGCGGCAGCTCCAGATCGTGCAGGGGCATTACGAAAAACTGTTCGAGGGTGACGATCCGACCGGCACGGCCAAGCTGCCGGCGCTCGACTATAGTGCCGGTCCCGACGATCCGCGCCTGCTCCAGCACCTCGCGACGCTCGGCTTCAAGAAGCCTGCCGCTGTCGCGCAGACCGTACGCGACTGGGTCACCGGCGACTATCGCGTGTTCCGCAATGAGGCGACGCGGAACGCCTTCGTCGAGTTCGTGCCGGCGCTGATCGACGGCCTTGCCCATGCCGAGGAACCGGATCGCGCGGTGGTGGCGTTCGATCATTTCCTCGGGGCGCTGCACCGCGGCGGCCGGCTGATCACGCTGCTCGGCCAGAACCGCGAGCTCGTCGCGCTGGTGGCGTTGGTGCTGGGTGCGGCGCCGCGGCTCGGTGAGATGCTGGCGCGGCAGCCGCAGCTCATGGATGGCCTGATCGATCCACGCTTCTTCGGTGCCATGCCGGACAAGCAGGAATTATCCGGACGGTTAGCTGCGACCGTGCAGGACGCCGGCTCATATGAGGAGTTCCTCGATCGGCTGCGTCTGTTCGGTCAGGAGAGCCTGTTCCTGATCGGCGCGCGGATCCTCTCCGGCACCGTCTCGGCGCAGCAGGCGAGCACGGCCTTTGCCGACGTCGCCGAAGGCATCGTCCACACCGTGCATGGCCTCGTCGCCGACCGCTTCGCCGCCCAGCACGGCCGCATCAAGGGCCAGGAGACCGCGATCCTCGCGATGGGCCGGCTCGGCAGCCGCGAGATGACGGCATCGTCCGATCTCGACCTGATCCTGCTCTACGATTTCGACAGCGACAATCCGGACTCCGATGGGCCGAAATCGCTGCAAGGTGCGCACTATTTCGCCCGCTTCACCCAGCGCCTGATCAGCGCCTTCACGACGCGCACCAATTACGGCGTGCTCTACGAGATCGACATGCGGCTGCGTCCGTCGGGACGCGCCGGTCCCGTCGCCTCGAGCCTCACCTCCTTCGCGGACTACCAGGCCAACGAAGCCTGGACCTGGGAGCACATGGCGCTGACGCGCGCGCGCGTGGTGTCGGCGTCTCCCGAATTCCGGGAACGGATCGCGCGCGTTGTCCGCGACGTCCTGACCCGCCGCCGCGATCCCGCCATTACTGCCAACGACGTGGCCGACATGCGGCGCGCGATCGCCCAGGAGAAGGGCGAGGCCGATTGCTGGGATATCAAGCATGCCGCCGGCGGCATGGTCGACATCGACTTCATCGCGCAATATCTCCAGCTCGTGCACGCTCACGACAAGCCGGAGATTCTCGACGTCGGCACCGTGCAGGTGCTGGAAAATGCGTGCAGGCTCGGCGTGCTCGCGCAATCGGAGACCGAGATCTTGCGTGCCGCGGCGCGGCTCTATCACGACCTGACGCAGATTCTGCGGCTCTGCGTCAGCGAGCGCTTCAAACCGGAAACCGCGGGCATCGACCTCCTGCGCGTGATGGCGCGCGCCGGCGATGCGCCGGACTTCTCGTCGCTGGAGGCACGTGTGAAGGAAACGCAGAGCGAGGTGCGGCGCGTGTTCAGGACGCTGCTGGAAGGGTCGTAG
- the fdhD gene encoding formate dehydrogenase accessory sulfurtransferase FdhD, protein MHVAVQAIEREIWRNGGASEGVRLIPEETPLALTYNGGTHAVMMGTPQNLEDFAVGFSLNEGIIKSVDNIKSLEVVRLDDGIELRMWLATEDAARINERRRHVAGPTGCGICGIESIAEAVRPAAVVPQGQSFTPGEIMAAMQAIAPLQSINLQTRAVHAAAFWSPAGNIVALREDVGRHNALDKLAGALARSRSDARGGMVLLTSRVSVEMVQKVAAIGAPVMIAVSAPTALAARTAEAAGITLIAIARQDGFEIFTHGCRIAARHATEVADVA, encoded by the coding sequence ATGCACGTAGCCGTCCAGGCCATCGAGCGCGAGATCTGGCGCAACGGCGGCGCATCCGAGGGCGTGCGTCTGATCCCGGAGGAGACGCCGCTGGCGCTGACCTATAATGGCGGCACCCATGCCGTCATGATGGGAACGCCGCAGAACCTGGAAGATTTTGCGGTCGGTTTCAGCCTGAACGAAGGCATCATCAAGTCGGTCGATAACATCAAGTCGCTCGAGGTGGTCCGCCTCGACGACGGCATCGAACTCCGCATGTGGCTTGCAACGGAAGACGCCGCGCGGATCAATGAGCGCCGCCGTCACGTCGCAGGCCCGACCGGCTGCGGTATCTGCGGCATCGAGTCGATTGCCGAGGCCGTGCGGCCGGCGGCCGTGGTGCCACAAGGCCAGAGCTTCACGCCGGGAGAAATCATGGCGGCGATGCAAGCCATCGCGCCGCTGCAATCGATCAATCTGCAAACCCGCGCCGTTCACGCCGCCGCATTCTGGTCCCCGGCCGGCAACATCGTCGCGCTACGCGAGGATGTCGGCCGTCACAACGCGCTCGACAAGCTTGCCGGCGCCCTGGCGCGCAGCCGCTCGGATGCGCGTGGCGGCATGGTGCTGCTGACGAGCCGCGTCTCGGTCGAGATGGTGCAGAAGGTGGCCGCAATCGGCGCACCGGTGATGATCGCGGTCTCTGCGCCGACCGCGCTCGCGGCGCGCACCGCGGAAGCCGCCGGCATCACCCTGATCGCGATCGCCCGGCAGGACGGATTTGAAATATTTACGCACGGCTGCCGGATCGCGGCGCGCCATGCCACGGAGGTTGCCGATGTCGCCTGA
- a CDS encoding ATP-binding protein — translation MTAFGKLVRTTAFRLTLVYLLLFAMFAVSLLGYFAWNTRRLMTEEITQTVNSETSEINEIYARRGMFGLVRTIEYRALRPGANLYLVTTPTGQAIAGNVGSLAPGVMATRGWSETAYRRIEDADDRDHRALVRVTELENGFRLLIGRDLAERRRLFGIVAKAAQWSVLIVVVLGLGGGIFVARRVLTRIDAMTGTAQRIMTGDLSERLPVGRSGDELDRLAENLNAMLERIEALMVGLKEVSDNIAHDLKTPLTRLRNRAEEALARSGREADYRAALERTIEESDGLIRTFNALLMIARAESGQARGDMDDFDAAEVANGIHELYEPLAEDDGMTLKVRAEPTPVHANRELISQALANLVENALKYGKPVAQTGGTVVSMDSGPITIEARRDGDQVLLSVTDRGPGIPEADRKHAVERFVRLEASRTLPGSGLGLSLASAVATLHGGELRLGDAQPGLVATLVLPVRAGAGDRVAPPMQDVPQKVA, via the coding sequence GTGACGGCATTCGGTAAACTCGTCCGCACCACGGCGTTCCGGCTGACGCTGGTCTATCTGCTGCTGTTCGCGATGTTCGCGGTCTCGCTGCTCGGCTATTTCGCCTGGAATACCCGGCGGCTGATGACCGAGGAAATCACGCAGACGGTCAATTCCGAGACCTCGGAGATCAACGAGATCTACGCTCGTCGCGGCATGTTTGGCCTCGTGCGGACGATCGAATATCGGGCGCTACGCCCGGGCGCCAACCTCTATCTCGTGACCACGCCGACCGGGCAGGCGATCGCCGGCAATGTCGGCTCGCTGGCACCCGGCGTGATGGCGACGCGCGGCTGGTCGGAGACGGCCTACCGGCGGATCGAGGACGCCGATGACCGCGACCATCGTGCGCTGGTGCGCGTCACCGAATTGGAGAACGGATTCCGGCTGCTGATCGGCCGCGACCTCGCCGAGCGGCGGCGTCTGTTCGGCATCGTCGCCAAGGCGGCGCAATGGTCGGTCCTGATCGTCGTCGTGCTCGGCCTCGGCGGCGGCATCTTCGTGGCGCGCCGCGTGTTGACGCGCATCGACGCCATGACGGGGACCGCGCAACGCATCATGACCGGCGATCTCAGCGAGCGCCTGCCGGTGGGGCGCAGCGGCGACGAGCTCGATCGCCTCGCCGAAAATCTCAATGCCATGCTGGAGCGGATCGAGGCGCTGATGGTGGGGCTGAAGGAGGTCTCCGACAACATCGCCCACGACCTCAAGACGCCGCTGACGCGCCTGCGCAACCGCGCCGAGGAGGCGTTGGCGAGATCGGGCCGCGAAGCCGATTACCGCGCGGCGCTGGAGCGCACCATCGAGGAATCCGACGGTCTCATCCGCACCTTCAACGCGCTCTTGATGATCGCGCGCGCCGAGTCCGGACAGGCGCGCGGCGACATGGATGATTTCGACGCGGCCGAGGTCGCCAATGGCATCCACGAGCTCTATGAGCCGCTCGCCGAGGACGACGGCATGACCTTGAAGGTCAGGGCCGAGCCGACGCCGGTCCACGCCAACCGTGAATTGATCAGCCAGGCGCTCGCCAATCTGGTCGAGAATGCGCTCAAATACGGCAAGCCGGTCGCGCAGACGGGCGGAACCGTGGTGAGCATGGACTCCGGGCCGATCACGATCGAGGCCAGGCGCGACGGCGATCAGGTGCTGCTCAGCGTCACCGATCGCGGTCCCGGAATCCCCGAGGCCGACCGCAAGCATGCCGTCGAGCGATTCGTGCGGCTGGAAGCGAGCCGCACGCTGCCGGGCTCCGGCCTCGGCCTCAGCCTCGCCTCCGCGGTTGCGACATTGCATGGCGGTGAGTTGAGGTTGGGCGATGCCCAGCCCGGTCTCGTCGCCACGCTGGTGCTGCCGGTGCGCGCCGGTGCCGGCGACAGGGTTGCTCCGCCAATGCAGGATGTGCCACAGAAGGTGGCATGA
- a CDS encoding Do family serine endopeptidase: MTDRPDLLNQPSRRQPRRSVFSARKIALMASVVAGLGAAVYGFSPSTSPADLFSSPAHAQVNNEVRKVERPVGFADIVERVKPSVISVKVNIREKTASNDDGDDSSSPFQPGSPMERFFRRFGGPDGFPGLKGGRGRVVQGQGSGFFISADGYAVTNNHVVDGADKVEVTTDDGKTYSAKVIGTDQRTDLALIKVEGGSNFPFAKLADSKPRIGDWVLAVGNPFGLGGTVTAGIVSASGRDIGNGPYDDFIQIDAPVNKGNSGGPAFDTNGEVMGVNTAIYSPSGGSVGIAFSIPANTVKSVVAQLKEKGSVSRGWIGVQIQPVTSDIADSLGMKKAEGALVAEPQANGPAAKAGIESGDVITAVNGEPVKDARELARTIGGMAPGASVKLNVLHKGEDKVVNLTLGQLPNTVEAKADNDNDSGKGARRGTDVPKLGMTVAPANSVAGAGKEGVVVTEVDPKSAAAERGFKEGDVILEVGGKSVSTAGEVRDAITTARDDHKNSVLMRVKSGGQSRFVAVPIAKG, encoded by the coding sequence ATGACCGACCGTCCCGACCTCTTGAACCAACCGTCCCGCCGGCAGCCGCGCCGCTCGGTGTTTTCCGCGCGCAAGATCGCGCTGATGGCCTCGGTCGTCGCCGGTCTCGGCGCGGCCGTCTATGGCTTCAGCCCGTCGACCTCGCCGGCCGACCTGTTCTCCAGTCCGGCGCATGCGCAGGTCAACAACGAGGTCCGGAAGGTCGAACGTCCCGTCGGCTTCGCCGACATCGTCGAGCGGGTGAAGCCCTCGGTGATCTCGGTGAAGGTCAATATCAGGGAGAAAACTGCGAGCAACGATGATGGCGACGATTCCTCCTCGCCGTTCCAGCCGGGCTCGCCGATGGAGCGCTTCTTCCGCCGCTTCGGCGGTCCGGATGGTTTCCCGGGCCTGAAGGGCGGCCGCGGCCGCGTCGTGCAGGGCCAGGGATCCGGCTTCTTCATCTCGGCCGACGGCTATGCCGTGACCAACAACCACGTGGTCGACGGCGCCGACAAGGTCGAGGTCACGACCGACGACGGCAAGACCTACAGCGCCAAGGTGATCGGTACCGACCAGCGCACCGACCTCGCTTTGATCAAGGTCGAGGGCGGCTCGAACTTCCCGTTCGCGAAACTCGCCGACAGCAAACCGCGGATCGGCGACTGGGTGCTCGCGGTGGGCAATCCCTTCGGTCTCGGCGGTACCGTGACCGCGGGCATCGTCTCGGCCAGCGGCCGCGATATCGGCAACGGTCCCTATGACGATTTCATCCAGATCGACGCGCCCGTGAACAAGGGCAATTCCGGCGGTCCGGCCTTCGATACCAACGGCGAGGTGATGGGCGTCAACACAGCGATCTACTCGCCCTCCGGCGGCAGCGTCGGCATCGCGTTCTCGATTCCGGCCAACACCGTCAAGAGCGTGGTCGCCCAGCTCAAGGAGAAGGGTTCGGTCAGCCGCGGCTGGATCGGCGTGCAGATCCAGCCCGTGACGTCTGACATCGCCGACAGCCTCGGCATGAAGAAGGCCGAGGGCGCGCTGGTGGCAGAGCCGCAGGCGAACGGTCCGGCGGCGAAGGCGGGCATCGAGTCCGGCGACGTGATCACCGCGGTCAACGGCGAGCCCGTCAAGGACGCCCGTGAGCTTGCCCGCACGATCGGCGGCATGGCGCCCGGCGCCTCAGTGAAGCTCAACGTGCTGCACAAGGGCGAGGACAAGGTCGTGAACCTCACCCTCGGCCAGCTGCCGAATACGGTGGAGGCCAAGGCCGACAACGACAATGACAGCGGCAAGGGTGCGAGGCGTGGCACCGATGTGCCCAAGCTCGGCATGACGGTTGCGCCCGCCAATTCCGTTGCCGGTGCCGGCAAGGAAGGCGTCGTGGTCACCGAAGTCGATCCGAAGAGCGCTGCGGCCGAACGCGGCTTCAAGGAAGGCGACGTGATTCTCGAAGTCGGCGGCAAGAGCGTGAGCACCGCCGGCGAAGTCCGCGACGCCATCACCACGGCGCGCGACGACCACAAGAACAGCGTCCTGATGCGCGTGAAGAGCGGCGGCCAGTCGCGCTTCGTCGCCGTGCCCATCGCCAAGGGCTGA
- a CDS encoding formate dehydrogenase subunit delta, translating to MSPDRLIYMANQIGKFFQSQGHGRAVPGIAEHIKKFWDPRMKRAIFAHLDAGGAGLEPDVREAITALKQATTLPAAS from the coding sequence ATGTCGCCTGACCGCCTGATCTACATGGCCAACCAGATCGGCAAGTTCTTCCAGAGCCAGGGCCACGGCAGGGCCGTGCCGGGGATCGCCGAGCACATCAAGAAATTCTGGGATCCCAGGATGAAGCGCGCGATCTTCGCCCATCTCGATGCCGGCGGTGCGGGCCTGGAGCCTGACGTGCGCGAGGCGATCACCGCGCTGAAGCAGGCTACGACCCTTCCAGCAGCGTCCTGA
- a CDS encoding response regulator transcription factor, protein MRLLIIEDDRESADYLVKAFREVGHIADHAADGEEGLAMAESGDYDVLVVDRMLPKRDGLSLIGALRDKDNTTPVLILSALGQVDDRIKGLRAGGDDYLPKPYSFAELLARVEVLSRRRGGPAEDTLYRVGDLELDRLSHRVARGKDELTLQPREFRLLEYLMKHAGQVVTRTMLLENVWDYHFDPQTNVIDVHISRLRSKIDKGFERPLLHTIRGAGYMIRDGIR, encoded by the coding sequence ATGCGCCTCCTCATCATCGAAGACGACCGCGAATCCGCCGACTATCTCGTGAAGGCGTTTCGCGAAGTCGGACACATTGCCGACCACGCCGCCGACGGCGAGGAAGGCCTCGCGATGGCCGAGAGCGGCGATTACGACGTGCTGGTGGTCGACCGCATGCTGCCCAAGCGTGACGGCCTGTCGCTGATCGGTGCGCTGCGCGACAAGGACAACACCACGCCGGTGCTGATTCTCTCCGCGCTCGGACAGGTCGACGACCGCATCAAGGGCCTGCGCGCCGGCGGCGACGATTATCTGCCAAAACCCTATTCCTTCGCCGAGCTACTGGCCCGGGTCGAGGTGCTGTCGCGCCGCCGCGGGGGACCTGCCGAGGACACGCTCTACCGAGTCGGCGATCTCGAGCTCGACCGGCTCTCCCACCGCGTCGCCCGCGGCAAGGACGAGCTGACGCTGCAGCCGCGCGAGTTTCGCCTGCTCGAATATCTCATGAAGCACGCTGGCCAGGTGGTGACGCGCACCATGCTGCTGGAGAACGTCTGGGACTATCATTTCGATCCGCAGACCAACGTCATCGACGTGCACATTTCACGGCTGCGCTCCAAGATCGACAAGGGTTTCGAGCGGCCGCTGCTGCACACGATCCGCGGCGCCGGGTACATGATCCGTGACGGCATTCGGTAA
- the fdhF gene encoding formate dehydrogenase subunit alpha, with protein sequence MSLIEEIDFGTPASKSETMVTLTIDGNQVTVPEGTSIMRAAMDAGHQIPKLCATDMVDAFGSCRLCLVEIEGRAGTPASCTTPVMPGLVVHTQTDRLKKLRKGVMELYISDHPLDCLTCGANGDCELQDMAGAVGLRDVRYGYEGENHVFAKTPNKTDGCTNDNWMPKDDSNPYFTYDPSKCIVCSRCVRACEEVQGTFALTISGRGFDSRVSPGMSESFLGSECVSCGACVQACPTATLTEKSVIEIGQPEHSVVTTCAYCGVGCAFKAEMRGEEVVRMVPYKDGKANRGHSCVKGRFAWGYTNHQERILKPMIRERIEDPWREVSWDEAFSFAAAKMRGIQKKYGRDAIGGITSSRCTNEETYLVQKLIRAGFGNNNVDTCARVCHSPTGYGLATTFGTSAGTQDFDSVEDTDVVVIIGANPASAHPVFASRLKKRLRQGAKLIVIDPRRTEMVESPHVKALHLPLMPGTNVAVMTALAHVIVTEGLANEAFVRERCDWTEFEEWAAFVAQPNNSPEATAILTGVNPNDLREAARIYATGGNGAIYYGLGVTEHSQGSTTVIAIANLAMATGNIGRPGVGVNPLRGQNNVQGSCDMGSFPHELPGYRHISGDAVRDQFEALWNVKLNPEPGLRIPNMFDAAVEGTFMGIYVQGEDILQSDPNTSHVVAALSAMECVIVHDLFLNETANYAHVFLPGSSFLEKDGTFTNAERRIQRVRRVMTPKNGLADWEVTIGLAKAMGFEMKYSHPSEIMDEIAALTPTFAGVSYGKLDELGSVQWPCNEKAPEGTPVMHIDGFVRGKGKFVVTEYVATDERTGPRYPLLLTTGRILSQYNVGAQTRRTENVVWHAEDRLEIHPHDAEQRGVSDGDWVRLKSRAGETTLRAEITDRVAPGVVYTTFHHPDTQANVITTDYSDWATNCPEYKVTAVQVSPSNGPSDWQKAYDAQARQSRRIAPAEAAE encoded by the coding sequence ATGTCCCTGATCGAAGAAATCGACTTCGGCACGCCGGCTTCCAAATCGGAAACAATGGTGACGCTGACCATCGACGGCAACCAGGTCACGGTGCCCGAGGGCACCTCGATCATGCGTGCCGCGATGGACGCCGGCCACCAGATCCCAAAGCTCTGCGCCACCGACATGGTCGATGCATTCGGCTCCTGCCGGCTCTGCCTCGTCGAGATCGAAGGCCGCGCCGGAACGCCGGCGTCCTGTACCACGCCGGTGATGCCCGGCCTCGTCGTGCACACCCAGACCGATCGGCTGAAGAAGCTCCGCAAGGGCGTGATGGAGCTCTACATTTCCGACCATCCGCTCGACTGCCTCACCTGCGGCGCCAATGGCGACTGCGAGTTGCAGGACATGGCCGGCGCCGTGGGCCTGCGCGACGTGCGCTACGGCTATGAGGGCGAGAACCACGTCTTCGCCAAGACACCTAACAAGACGGACGGCTGCACCAACGACAACTGGATGCCGAAGGACGACTCCAACCCCTACTTCACCTACGATCCCTCCAAGTGCATCGTCTGCTCGCGCTGCGTCCGCGCCTGCGAGGAGGTGCAAGGCACCTTCGCGCTGACCATCTCCGGTCGCGGCTTCGACAGCCGCGTCTCGCCGGGCATGAGCGAGAGCTTCCTCGGCTCCGAATGCGTCTCCTGCGGCGCCTGCGTGCAGGCCTGCCCGACCGCGACGCTAACGGAGAAGTCCGTAATCGAGATCGGCCAGCCCGAGCATTCGGTCGTCACCACCTGCGCCTATTGCGGCGTCGGCTGCGCCTTCAAGGCCGAGATGCGCGGCGAGGAAGTCGTGCGCATGGTGCCGTACAAGGACGGCAAGGCCAACCGCGGCCATTCCTGCGTCAAGGGCCGTTTCGCCTGGGGCTACACGAACCATCAAGAGCGTATCCTCAAGCCGATGATCCGCGAGCGGATCGAGGATCCCTGGCGCGAAGTGTCCTGGGACGAGGCGTTCTCGTTTGCTGCCGCGAAGATGCGCGGCATCCAGAAGAAGTACGGCCGCGACGCCATCGGCGGCATCACCTCGTCCCGCTGCACCAACGAGGAAACTTATCTGGTGCAGAAGCTGATCCGCGCCGGCTTCGGCAACAACAATGTCGACACCTGCGCCCGCGTCTGCCATTCGCCGACAGGCTATGGCCTCGCCACCACATTCGGCACGTCCGCCGGCACGCAGGATTTCGACTCGGTCGAGGACACCGATGTCGTGGTCATCATTGGCGCCAACCCGGCCTCCGCTCACCCGGTGTTTGCCTCGCGCCTGAAGAAGCGGCTGCGCCAGGGCGCCAAGCTGATCGTGATCGATCCACGTCGCACCGAGATGGTGGAATCGCCGCATGTAAAGGCGCTGCATCTGCCCCTGATGCCCGGCACCAACGTCGCAGTCATGACCGCACTGGCGCATGTCATCGTGACCGAGGGTCTCGCCAACGAAGCCTTCGTGCGCGAGCGCTGCGACTGGACCGAGTTCGAGGAATGGGCGGCGTTCGTCGCCCAGCCGAACAACAGTCCCGAAGCCACAGCCATCCTGACCGGTGTCAATCCAAACGATCTGCGCGAAGCGGCGCGGATCTATGCCACCGGCGGCAATGGTGCGATCTATTACGGTCTCGGCGTCACCGAGCACAGCCAGGGCTCCACCACCGTGATTGCGATCGCCAACCTCGCGATGGCGACAGGCAATATCGGGCGGCCTGGCGTCGGCGTGAACCCGTTGCGCGGCCAGAATAACGTTCAAGGCTCCTGCGACATGGGCTCGTTCCCCCATGAGCTGCCCGGCTACCGCCACATCTCCGGCGATGCCGTGCGCGACCAGTTCGAGGCGCTCTGGAACGTCAAGCTCAACCCTGAGCCGGGGCTGCGCATTCCCAACATGTTCGATGCGGCGGTCGAAGGCACGTTCATGGGCATCTACGTGCAGGGCGAGGACATCCTCCAGTCCGATCCGAACACCTCTCACGTGGTGGCGGCGCTGTCGGCGATGGAATGCGTCATCGTCCACGACCTCTTCCTGAACGAGACCGCGAACTACGCCCACGTCTTCCTGCCCGGCTCGAGCTTCCTCGAGAAGGACGGCACCTTCACCAATGCCGAGCGCCGCATCCAGCGGGTACGCAGGGTGATGACGCCGAAGAACGGCCTTGCCGACTGGGAGGTCACCATCGGTCTTGCCAAGGCCATGGGCTTCGAGATGAAGTATAGCCATCCTTCCGAGATCATGGACGAGATCGCGGCGCTGACCCCGACCTTCGCCGGCGTTTCCTACGGCAAACTCGACGAGCTCGGCTCGGTGCAGTGGCCGTGCAACGAGAAGGCGCCCGAGGGCACGCCGGTGATGCATATCGACGGCTTCGTCCGCGGCAAGGGCAAGTTCGTCGTGACCGAATATGTCGCGACCGACGAGCGCACCGGTCCGCGCTACCCGCTGCTGCTGACGACGGGCCGCATCCTCAGCCAGTACAATGTCGGCGCGCAGACGAGGCGCACCGAGAACGTGGTCTGGCACGCCGAGGACCGGCTGGAGATTCATCCGCACGATGCCGAGCAGCGCGGCGTAAGCGACGGCGACTGGGTGCGGCTGAAGAGCCGTGCCGGCGAGACCACGCTGCGCGCGGAAATCACCGACCGTGTCGCGCCCGGCGTCGTCTACACCACCTTCCACCATCCGGACACGCAGGCCAATGTCATCACGACCGACTATTCGGACTGGGCGACCAATTGTCCCGAATACAAGGTCACGGCGGTGCAGGTCTCGCCCTCGAACGGTCCGTCCGACTGGCAAAAGGCCTATGACGCGCAGGCGCGGCAATCGCGCCGCATCGCGCCGGCCGAGGCCGCGGAGTAA